The proteins below come from a single Pseudarthrobacter sp. SSS035 genomic window:
- a CDS encoding bifunctional glycosyltransferase family 2/GtrA family protein, with translation MIILIPAYEPDQQLPALIRSIRDAEPWATVVVVDDGSGPAYKDVFDGVKALGCHVIGYARNRGKGFALKTGFGFIADHLPDRNVVCADSDGQHTIVDILRVAAAVQPGSPAMVLGTRNFTGNVPARSKFGNSATRLLFTLATGERISDTQTGLRGYPAAMLPWLRSVRGERYEYELNLLLEAKPAGYAISTVDIATVYLDHNSGSHFRPVADSVRIYAPLLKFLASSFTAFLVDTVVFLLLTLVTDSLLVAVVGARAVSSAVNFLVNRRMVFEHGRDRPAAAAGVRYFGLVTVLLAANYGLISALDSLSVAALPAKILAEIALLAVSYVVQQRFLFSRNAAGNTAGSAAQEAEDQALGLNRGHQPGTLRR, from the coding sequence ATGATCATCCTGATCCCGGCCTACGAGCCGGACCAGCAACTGCCTGCCCTGATCCGTTCCATCCGGGACGCCGAACCGTGGGCCACCGTGGTGGTGGTTGATGACGGCAGCGGGCCCGCCTACAAGGACGTGTTCGACGGCGTCAAGGCACTCGGGTGCCACGTCATCGGGTATGCCCGCAACCGGGGAAAGGGCTTCGCGCTGAAGACCGGGTTCGGGTTCATCGCCGACCACCTGCCGGACCGGAACGTCGTGTGTGCTGACAGCGACGGCCAGCACACCATCGTGGACATACTCCGCGTTGCGGCTGCGGTGCAGCCCGGCTCACCCGCCATGGTGCTGGGGACCCGGAACTTCACCGGCAACGTCCCCGCCCGCAGCAAATTCGGCAACAGCGCCACACGGCTGCTGTTCACCCTGGCCACCGGCGAGCGCATCTCCGACACCCAGACAGGCCTCCGCGGCTATCCGGCCGCTATGCTCCCGTGGCTTCGCTCTGTCCGTGGCGAGCGCTACGAGTACGAACTGAACCTGCTGCTGGAAGCGAAACCGGCCGGCTACGCCATAAGCACGGTGGACATCGCCACCGTCTACCTGGACCACAACTCGGGGTCCCACTTCCGGCCCGTGGCGGACTCGGTCCGGATCTACGCGCCGCTGCTGAAGTTCCTGGCGTCCTCCTTCACGGCGTTCCTCGTGGACACGGTGGTTTTCCTGCTCCTGACCCTGGTGACCGACTCGCTGCTGGTGGCCGTGGTGGGCGCCCGGGCCGTGAGCTCCGCAGTGAACTTCCTGGTCAACCGGCGCATGGTGTTCGAGCACGGCCGGGACAGGCCTGCCGCCGCTGCCGGGGTGCGGTACTTCGGCCTGGTGACGGTCCTGCTGGCCGCCAACTACGGCCTCATCTCGGCCCTGGACTCGCTGTCCGTGGCCGCCCTGCCGGCGAAGATCCTGGCCGAAATCGCGCTCCTGGCCGTCAGCTATGTGGTGCAGCAGCGGTTCCTCTTCTCCCGGAACGCTGCAGGGAACACGGCCGGAAGCGCCGCACAAGAGGCTGAGGATCAGGCCCTGGGCCTGAACCGCGGCCACCAGCCCGGGACGCTGCGCCGGTAG
- a CDS encoding phosphodiester glycosidase family protein produces MTPLKNKPRKGGRVRRAVVAGAVALTLSAGGATAWALDRFVAQHVEISDVSAYQASQTGTSQGTTADTTTDSAASAVTTDTSYVSDSSNINISTVTTGSGDSTVTYYVADVVLDDATTLESAFANDSFGENITETTSAIAEANNAVFAINGDYYGFRDTGIVIRNGVVFRDEGARQGLAFYRDGTVKVYDETTTTAEQLLADGVWNTLSFGPSLLDNGEVAEGIEDVEVDTNFGNHSIQGEQPRTAVGIIDENHLVFVVVDGRSPGYSAGVTMTGLAEIMQSLGATTAYNIDGGGSSTMYFNGELVNNPLGENKERGTSDILYIAE; encoded by the coding sequence ATGACTCCTCTCAAGAACAAACCACGCAAGGGCGGCCGGGTCCGGCGCGCCGTCGTCGCCGGGGCCGTGGCCCTCACGCTTTCGGCAGGGGGTGCCACGGCCTGGGCGCTGGACCGTTTTGTGGCCCAGCACGTGGAAATCTCGGACGTCTCCGCGTACCAGGCCAGCCAAACGGGAACCAGCCAGGGCACGACGGCGGACACCACCACTGATTCCGCCGCCAGCGCCGTCACCACGGACACCTCCTACGTGTCGGACAGCTCGAACATCAACATCTCCACGGTGACCACCGGCAGCGGCGACAGCACCGTCACCTACTACGTTGCCGACGTCGTGCTTGATGATGCCACCACCCTTGAGTCCGCGTTCGCCAACGACAGCTTCGGCGAAAACATCACCGAAACCACCTCGGCCATCGCCGAAGCCAACAACGCCGTGTTCGCCATCAACGGCGACTACTACGGCTTCCGCGACACCGGCATCGTGATCCGCAACGGTGTGGTGTTCCGCGACGAAGGCGCCCGACAGGGCCTGGCCTTCTACCGCGACGGCACCGTCAAGGTCTACGACGAAACCACCACCACCGCCGAGCAGCTCCTGGCCGACGGCGTCTGGAACACCCTCTCCTTCGGCCCGTCCCTGCTGGACAACGGCGAAGTCGCCGAAGGCATCGAGGACGTGGAGGTGGACACCAACTTCGGCAACCACTCCATCCAGGGCGAACAGCCGCGCACCGCCGTCGGCATCATCGACGAAAACCACCTGGTGTTCGTGGTGGTGGACGGCCGCAGCCCCGGCTACAGCGCCGGCGTGACCATGACCGGGCTGGCCGAAATCATGCAGAGCCTCGGGGCAACCACCGCGTACAACATCGACGGCGGCGGATCCTCCACCATGTACTTCAACGGCGAGCTCGTGAACAACCCGCTGGGCGAAAACAAGGAACGCGGCACCTCCGACATCCTCTACATCGCGGAATAG
- a CDS encoding response regulator transcription factor, protein METKRICLVIEDNDDIRGLITVVLTRAGFSVRSVANGAEGIAAAAEPSVALITLDLGLPDMDGHVVARAIRALSTAPMLFLTARSEEDDILAGMASGAAAYLTKPFHPKELQELALRLCPADAPARQQSTPQRQQ, encoded by the coding sequence ATGGAAACAAAACGCATCTGTCTTGTCATCGAGGACAACGACGACATCCGCGGTCTGATCACGGTGGTCCTGACCCGCGCAGGCTTTTCCGTACGTTCGGTTGCCAACGGTGCCGAAGGAATTGCCGCGGCCGCTGAACCATCGGTTGCGCTGATCACCCTGGACCTTGGCCTGCCGGACATGGACGGGCACGTCGTAGCCCGGGCAATCCGTGCCTTAAGCACGGCTCCCATGCTGTTCCTCACGGCCAGGTCCGAGGAGGACGACATCCTGGCCGGAATGGCCTCCGGCGCTGCTGCCTACCTGACCAAGCCATTCCACCCCAAGGAACTGCAGGAGCTCGCACTGCGGCTCTGCCCGGCGGATGCCCCCGCCCGCCAGCAGTCGACACCGCAACGGCAGCAGTAA
- a CDS encoding GAF and ANTAR domain-containing protein: MASESTARTATSITEHLHEELLNSSDVEEFLDELARVSASTLSEPGDEVLCGITLLRQRKAATIASSGAAARAVSQIECQSEQSPGMAASLEQVTVHVADVKDEARWPEYCDAVLDQGIRSVLAIPFRLEGETKATLLLYSHRTSRFEGRVLKAAEDFVRQTSLALRLAVRFAHYSETAAHLRATLESRTVIDMAVGIIMAQNRCSQQDAFELLKAASSTRNSKLHIVAAAVVNALGQGPARTQYDG, encoded by the coding sequence GTGGCCAGCGAGTCAACAGCAAGAACAGCTACATCAATCACCGAGCACCTCCACGAAGAACTCCTCAACAGCTCCGATGTGGAGGAGTTCCTGGATGAGCTTGCCCGGGTGTCGGCCAGCACCCTTTCCGAACCCGGCGACGAAGTGCTGTGCGGCATTACTCTCCTGCGCCAGCGCAAGGCGGCCACCATTGCCAGCAGCGGCGCCGCTGCCCGCGCTGTCAGCCAGATTGAATGCCAGTCCGAGCAAAGCCCGGGGATGGCTGCCTCGCTGGAGCAGGTGACGGTCCATGTTGCTGACGTGAAAGACGAAGCGCGCTGGCCCGAATACTGCGACGCCGTCCTGGACCAAGGCATCCGGTCAGTCCTGGCCATCCCGTTCCGGCTGGAGGGGGAAACCAAAGCCACCCTGCTCCTGTACTCCCACCGGACCTCCCGCTTCGAAGGCCGCGTCCTGAAGGCTGCCGAGGATTTCGTCCGCCAGACCTCCCTGGCCCTGCGGCTTGCGGTGCGTTTCGCGCATTACAGCGAGACGGCGGCGCATCTGCGTGCCACCCTCGAATCACGCACGGTGATCGACATGGCGGTGGGCATCATCATGGCCCAGAACCGGTGCAGCCAGCAGGACGCGTTCGAGCTTCTCAAAGCGGCGTCCAGCACCCGTAATTCCAAGCTGCATATCGTCGCCGCGGCCGTGGTGAATGCGCTGGGCCAGGGGCCGGCCCGGACCCAATACGACGGCTGA